A window of the Cystobacter fuscus genome harbors these coding sequences:
- a CDS encoding PAS domain-containing sensor histidine kinase encodes MTMTDGQGRDAGWEASAPSFPKLLVQVGASLHATLIVDSQERILRMNHLLTSLAGWGDGVAFEGRAFEEVLHRLPWLAQALRTALSGTETVCEGGAPERRMRALVLPVFEDGVCLGACALLSACAPGSAGSARHDALEQELTRTQRQYEELLDTLDAAVWEADVDFRFTFVNRQAERLLGFSSLQWIQEPDFWRAHVHPEDREWAQAYCMKASRERRPYEFEYRMVAADGRIVWLRAFVTVLGEEEHPLKLRGILVDVTEQREARETLEQTVSLLRATFDSITDGVMVVSNNGRVTAFNKRFQQLWGLSDALLREELDHENALAFAISQVKEPERFSARIRAVYAAPEMEDVDIVELRDGRIFERTTLPQRVGSTIVGRVWSYRDVTQERRAREERERAFAAEQNAREQLEESFALLDTFLNNAPIGLGFVGLDLRFIRVNDALASLHGKSRHEEVGRALHELSPRVATTVEPLLRQVLDTGEPIIGFDLALEVPPTPGLLRHWRVSYYPVRTTSGKLMGVGAVVVELTAERHAQAERERLLREAHAAIQIRDDFLSVASHELKTPLTPLKLHLQLLERRCACGQPLPPDLARKALCQVDRLSEVISDMLDSSRIQAGQLELDRAPLSLQELVREVLKDFRPLCLEHPLEYEECARGLMVQGDRGRLAQVLANLLENARKYSPLRGPIRVTLARGGAEAIVSVSDSGIGIPEDQQAHLFERFFRARNAPISGFGGLGLGLYICRHIVERHGGRIWVESGTGHGSTFRFTLPVVD; translated from the coding sequence ATGACGATGACCGACGGGCAGGGACGTGACGCGGGGTGGGAGGCTTCCGCTCCCTCCTTTCCCAAACTGCTTGTCCAGGTGGGCGCGAGCCTGCATGCCACGCTGATCGTCGACAGCCAGGAGCGGATTCTTCGGATGAACCACCTGCTGACCTCCCTGGCCGGGTGGGGGGACGGGGTCGCGTTCGAGGGGCGGGCCTTCGAGGAGGTGCTCCACCGTCTCCCCTGGCTCGCTCAAGCCCTCCGCACGGCCCTGAGCGGAACGGAGACGGTCTGCGAGGGCGGCGCGCCGGAGCGGCGGATGAGGGCCCTGGTGCTTCCCGTCTTCGAGGACGGCGTGTGCCTGGGAGCATGCGCCCTCTTGAGTGCATGCGCGCCTGGGAGCGCCGGGTCGGCCCGTCACGATGCCCTGGAGCAGGAACTCACCCGGACCCAGCGGCAATACGAAGAGCTGCTCGACACCCTCGACGCCGCCGTCTGGGAAGCCGACGTGGACTTTCGTTTCACCTTCGTGAACCGACAGGCGGAGCGCCTGCTTGGCTTTTCCTCCCTCCAATGGATCCAGGAGCCGGACTTCTGGAGGGCCCACGTGCATCCCGAGGACCGTGAGTGGGCCCAGGCCTACTGCATGAAGGCATCCCGGGAGCGCAGGCCCTATGAGTTCGAGTACCGCATGGTGGCCGCGGATGGACGCATCGTGTGGCTGCGGGCCTTCGTCACGGTGCTCGGCGAGGAGGAGCATCCCCTGAAGCTGCGTGGCATCCTGGTGGATGTCACCGAGCAGCGCGAGGCCCGGGAGACGCTGGAGCAGACCGTCTCGTTGCTGCGCGCCACGTTCGACTCCATCACGGATGGTGTGATGGTCGTGAGCAACAACGGGCGGGTGACCGCCTTCAACAAGCGCTTCCAGCAGTTGTGGGGGCTCTCCGATGCACTGCTGCGAGAGGAGCTGGACCACGAGAATGCCCTCGCGTTCGCCATCTCCCAGGTCAAGGAGCCGGAGCGCTTCTCCGCGCGGATCCGTGCGGTGTATGCGGCTCCCGAGATGGAGGACGTCGACATCGTCGAGCTTCGCGACGGGCGCATCTTCGAGCGCACCACGTTGCCCCAACGGGTGGGAAGCACCATCGTGGGACGCGTCTGGAGCTATCGGGATGTCACGCAGGAGCGCCGCGCCAGGGAGGAGCGGGAGCGGGCGTTCGCGGCCGAGCAGAACGCGCGCGAGCAGTTGGAGGAGTCGTTCGCCCTGCTCGACACCTTCCTGAACAACGCGCCCATCGGGCTGGGCTTCGTCGGGCTCGACCTGCGCTTCATCCGGGTCAACGACGCGCTGGCCTCACTTCACGGCAAGAGCCGGCACGAGGAGGTGGGTCGGGCACTCCACGAGCTGTCCCCCCGGGTGGCCACCACCGTCGAGCCCCTGCTGCGCCAGGTCCTGGACACCGGGGAGCCCATCATCGGTTTCGACCTGGCGCTCGAGGTGCCGCCTACCCCGGGCCTGTTGCGGCACTGGCGTGTCAGCTACTACCCCGTGCGGACGACGAGCGGCAAGCTCATGGGCGTTGGCGCCGTGGTCGTCGAGTTGACGGCGGAGCGTCACGCCCAGGCGGAGCGGGAGCGGCTGCTGCGCGAGGCTCACGCGGCCATCCAGATCCGCGATGACTTCCTCAGCGTCGCCTCGCACGAGCTGAAGACGCCCCTCACGCCCCTCAAGCTCCACCTGCAACTGCTCGAGCGACGGTGCGCCTGCGGGCAGCCCCTCCCGCCCGACCTCGCGCGGAAGGCACTCTGCCAGGTGGACCGGCTCTCGGAGGTGATTTCCGACATGTTGGACTCCTCGCGCATCCAGGCGGGACAGCTGGAGCTGGATCGCGCGCCCCTGTCGCTCCAGGAACTCGTCCGTGAAGTCCTGAAGGACTTCCGCCCGCTCTGTCTCGAGCACCCGCTGGAGTACGAGGAGTGCGCGCGGGGGCTCATGGTCCAGGGAGACAGGGGTCGGCTCGCGCAGGTGCTGGCGAACCTGTTGGAGAACGCCCGCAAGTACAGCCCCCTGAGGGGGCCGATCCGCGTCACGCTCGCCCGCGGCGGCGCGGAGGCCATTGTCTCCGTCTCGGACTCGGGGATTGGCATCCCGGAGGACCAGCAGGCCCACCTCTTCGAGCGCTTCTTCCGGGCCCGGAACGCACCCATCTCTGGCTTTGGCGGATTGGGGCTCGGGCTCTACATCTGCCGGCACATCGTCGAGCGTCACGGCGGTCGCATCTGGGTGGAGAGCGGGACGGGTCACGGCTCCACCTTTCGTTTCACCCTCCCGGTGGTGGACTGA
- a CDS encoding M90 family metallopeptidase, giving the protein MSGLLRTFRRNRLRRRPFPPEWFGHLERHVSFFQELAPEPRQRFLELLKLFAWEKEFIGAGGFTITDEVRVVVSATAVRLILYLDFSYYDRLREVIVYPDAFRIPDRTGVVLGEAKNWGSVILSWRSVLAGLRNPHDGHSTATHEFAHVLDREDGAFDGTPELRRYSHYAAWASVMGEHFHKLREGRRLERQVLDDYGGVNEAEFFAVATESFFEKPHQMKEKTPDLYEELKRFYGWDPALGR; this is encoded by the coding sequence ATGAGCGGCCTCTTGCGCACCTTCCGTCGGAACCGTCTGAGGCGCCGGCCATTTCCTCCCGAATGGTTCGGTCACCTGGAGCGTCATGTCTCCTTCTTCCAGGAACTCGCGCCGGAGCCGCGCCAGCGCTTCCTGGAACTGCTCAAGCTCTTCGCCTGGGAGAAGGAGTTCATCGGGGCAGGGGGCTTCACCATCACCGACGAGGTGCGGGTGGTGGTGTCCGCCACGGCCGTGCGCCTGATTCTCTATCTGGACTTCTCCTATTACGACCGGCTGCGCGAGGTCATCGTCTATCCGGATGCCTTCAGGATTCCGGATCGCACGGGCGTGGTGTTGGGCGAGGCGAAGAACTGGGGGAGCGTCATCCTGTCGTGGCGCTCGGTGCTGGCGGGATTGCGCAACCCGCATGATGGCCACTCCACGGCCACGCACGAGTTCGCCCATGTGCTGGACCGGGAGGATGGGGCGTTCGACGGCACGCCGGAGCTGCGCCGCTACTCGCACTACGCGGCGTGGGCCTCGGTGATGGGCGAGCACTTCCACAAGCTGCGCGAGGGCCGGCGGCTGGAGCGGCAGGTGCTGGATGACTACGGTGGGGTGAACGAGGCCGAGTTCTTCGCCGTGGCCACCGAGTCCTTCTTCGAGAAGCCGCACCAGATGAAGGAGAAGACGCCGGACCTCTACGAGGAGCTCAAGCGCTTCTACGGGTGGGATCCGGCGCTCGGGCGCTGA
- a CDS encoding EGF domain-containing protein, which translates to MIDAVRRFVCVLGLVLGVAGCGPTSSENPSSERCGDGVVQQQETCDDGLNAKGDGCDEACQVEQGWQCTGAPSRCTRQTGSCADGSAKCDANALCTEASGSFACTCKPGYTGDGFTCTDIDECASGTTTCDANAHCTNTPGGFTCACKSGYTGDGTTCTDADECASNTDNCDANATCTNTTGGFTCACKGGFSGNGVTCTDINECASNTDNCDVNATCVNTAGSFTCACKVGYSGDGVTCTDIDECADPKTCAPGETCTNTPGHYTCTPTTCEAPRTTCGSECVDLTSDANHCGDCDNACGGGQSCVESLCLGSGNLQISATWNRPGDADLIVSTPSGKLVWWDNLGPNAGTDFGQMDRDDTSGQGPENVFWASDRTPPSGTYHVCFETADFNPSPSPDSPITCSVSVRRPGKAPQTVTKSFTGSAYTFPKACNTNTASYVTSITYP; encoded by the coding sequence ATGATTGATGCAGTGCGACGCTTCGTATGTGTTCTCGGGCTCGTGTTGGGAGTGGCTGGGTGCGGGCCCACTTCGAGTGAAAATCCCTCCTCGGAACGCTGTGGCGACGGAGTCGTCCAGCAGCAGGAGACCTGTGACGATGGCCTGAACGCCAAGGGCGATGGGTGTGACGAGGCCTGCCAGGTAGAGCAAGGATGGCAGTGCACCGGTGCACCGAGCCGCTGTACCCGGCAGACGGGCTCGTGTGCCGACGGCTCGGCGAAGTGCGACGCCAACGCCCTCTGTACCGAGGCGTCCGGCAGCTTCGCCTGCACCTGCAAGCCCGGCTACACGGGCGATGGCTTCACGTGCACGGACATCGACGAGTGCGCCAGCGGTACGACCACCTGCGATGCCAATGCCCACTGCACCAACACGCCGGGTGGATTCACCTGTGCCTGCAAGTCTGGCTACACGGGCGATGGCACCACGTGCACGGATGCCGACGAGTGCGCCAGCAACACGGACAACTGCGATGCCAATGCCACCTGCACCAACACGACGGGTGGTTTCACCTGTGCGTGCAAGGGGGGCTTCTCGGGCAACGGCGTCACGTGCACCGACATCAACGAGTGCGCCAGCAACACGGACAACTGCGATGTCAATGCCACCTGCGTCAACACGGCGGGCAGCTTCACCTGTGCGTGCAAGGTGGGGTACTCGGGCGATGGCGTCACGTGCACCGACATCGACGAGTGCGCCGATCCGAAGACCTGCGCCCCCGGCGAGACGTGCACCAACACGCCGGGCCACTACACCTGCACGCCCACTACCTGCGAGGCCCCCAGGACGACCTGTGGAAGCGAGTGCGTGGATTTGACGTCGGATGCGAACCACTGCGGAGACTGCGACAACGCCTGCGGCGGAGGCCAGTCCTGCGTGGAGTCGCTCTGCCTGGGCAGTGGCAACCTCCAGATCAGCGCGACGTGGAATCGTCCGGGAGATGCGGACCTCATCGTCAGCACTCCCTCTGGCAAGCTGGTCTGGTGGGACAACCTGGGCCCGAACGCGGGCACTGACTTTGGCCAGATGGATCGGGATGACACCTCGGGCCAGGGGCCGGAGAACGTCTTCTGGGCATCGGACAGGACGCCTCCCTCCGGCACCTACCACGTCTGCTTCGAGACCGCGGATTTCAATCCCTCACCCAGCCCCGACTCGCCCATCACCTGCTCCGTCTCGGTGCGGCGGCCCGGCAAGGCGCCCCAGACGGTCACGAAGTCGTTCACGGGCAGCGCCTACACGTTCCCGAAGGCGTGTAACACGAACACGGCCAGCTACGTGACGTCCATCACCTATCCCTGA
- a CDS encoding HYR domain-containing protein — translation MKSRRNTWMALWVVAAASACGTTESLEPEPVKGVRNLAEHCEVPPPFTGNFEPELQWAWTGSAVLPDYKQVMMTPAVVDVNGDGTPDIVFSSFAGGNYSADGVLRAISGDDGHALWTVTDASARVKPGASITAGDLDGDGQVEICGIPENGRGIICFEHDGTFKFRSAEAAYDYNEWGGPSLADLDGDGSVEILDGNRVYSHTGQLSWVGGDSMGGAHSTGPVSFAVDLDQDGKLEVINGRSVYNFDGTLRCANTNVPHGFAGVANFDADAAGEIVVAGRGKVSLLDDDCSLLWTRDVYVTGHSAAGHGGPPTIADFDGDGQLEIGLPGEWNYTVYGSDGAVKWSSSIQDYSSGRTASTTFDFEDDGKLEVVFADEVYLRIYDGATGAVRWQTRNSSGTTHEYPLVVDVDGDNAAEIIVVSNNHAYPGQNGIRVFHDAREGWANTRRVWNQHAYSITNVNDDGAIPVHAAPHWLHPKLNVFRANVANYLGEGPSPYAAPDLAASRVTATCDGEGLLVLGASVLNQGEAPVGAGVKVAFYKGNPASGGTLLGVTAVAEPLPVGGSATATLQVLSSFTGTAEVWAVVDDDGTGQGSTSECLEDNNGVSALAELSCEVTPANKPPVALCRDVTVNADASCLGGASVNSGSYDPDNGPSPLAVTEVPSASFGLGTHPVTLTASDGEASDQCVGHVTVVDTTKPAVGCPDSQVLDTCSLAGASASFELSATDNCGSPAVTCSYDSGATFPVGETSVTCSAKDASGNSASCGFKVQVRGDTTPPELHCPTAPVVVESCAGSAQASFEVSATDNCGPVPVSCSRASGSSFPAGTTSVSCSATDAWGNSASCLFSVQVRGAGSSTPPTPGADRGLELWSPNHKYESLPVSLSECAAPATDACGGSLPLEQYGRILRITSDEVEDANGNGDGRTCDDMIIDGPTSMRLRSEREGTGDGRVYTVTYVVSVPGGVSTQGTCHVYVPHDQSGRGAVDSGVKFCVGEGCPPGTAEHSPLCK, via the coding sequence ATGAAATCCAGACGCAATACGTGGATGGCGCTGTGGGTGGTGGCCGCGGCGAGCGCTTGTGGCACCACGGAGTCCCTGGAGCCGGAGCCCGTCAAGGGCGTGAGGAATCTGGCCGAGCATTGCGAGGTGCCGCCCCCCTTCACGGGCAACTTCGAGCCCGAGCTCCAGTGGGCGTGGACGGGCAGCGCGGTGCTGCCCGACTACAAGCAGGTGATGATGACCCCGGCGGTGGTGGACGTGAACGGAGACGGCACTCCGGACATCGTCTTCAGCTCCTTCGCCGGCGGCAACTACAGCGCGGACGGCGTGCTGCGCGCCATCAGTGGTGATGACGGCCATGCCTTGTGGACGGTGACGGACGCCTCGGCCCGGGTGAAGCCGGGCGCCAGCATCACGGCGGGTGACCTCGATGGCGATGGGCAGGTGGAGATCTGCGGCATCCCCGAGAACGGGCGCGGCATCATCTGCTTCGAGCACGACGGCACCTTCAAGTTCCGCTCGGCCGAGGCCGCGTACGACTACAACGAGTGGGGCGGCCCCTCGCTGGCGGACCTGGACGGTGACGGCTCCGTGGAGATCCTCGATGGCAACCGCGTCTACAGCCACACCGGGCAGTTGTCGTGGGTGGGCGGCGACTCCATGGGCGGTGCGCATTCCACCGGGCCCGTGTCCTTCGCGGTGGACCTCGACCAGGACGGCAAGCTGGAGGTGATCAACGGCCGGTCGGTCTACAACTTCGACGGCACCCTGCGGTGCGCCAACACGAACGTGCCGCACGGCTTCGCGGGCGTGGCCAACTTCGACGCCGACGCGGCGGGGGAGATCGTCGTGGCGGGCCGCGGCAAGGTGAGCCTGCTCGACGATGACTGCTCGCTGCTGTGGACCCGGGACGTGTATGTGACGGGTCACTCCGCGGCCGGCCACGGTGGCCCGCCGACGATCGCGGACTTCGATGGCGACGGCCAGCTCGAGATCGGCCTGCCCGGCGAGTGGAACTACACCGTCTATGGCTCCGACGGCGCCGTGAAGTGGTCCAGCTCCATCCAGGACTACAGCTCGGGCCGCACCGCTTCCACCACGTTCGACTTCGAGGACGATGGCAAGCTGGAGGTCGTCTTCGCGGACGAGGTGTACCTGCGCATCTACGACGGTGCCACGGGCGCGGTGCGCTGGCAGACGCGCAACAGCTCGGGCACCACGCACGAGTACCCGCTCGTCGTGGACGTGGATGGGGACAACGCCGCGGAGATCATCGTGGTGTCCAACAACCACGCCTACCCGGGCCAGAACGGCATCCGCGTGTTCCACGACGCCAGGGAGGGTTGGGCCAACACCCGGCGCGTCTGGAACCAGCACGCGTACTCGATCACGAACGTCAACGACGACGGCGCCATCCCCGTGCACGCGGCTCCCCACTGGCTCCACCCGAAGCTCAACGTCTTCCGCGCCAACGTCGCCAACTACCTGGGCGAGGGTCCCAGCCCCTACGCCGCCCCGGACCTCGCCGCCTCCCGCGTGACCGCTACGTGTGATGGCGAGGGCCTGCTCGTGCTCGGCGCGAGCGTGCTCAACCAGGGCGAGGCCCCCGTGGGGGCGGGCGTGAAGGTGGCCTTCTACAAGGGCAATCCGGCCTCGGGCGGCACGCTGCTCGGCGTGACGGCCGTCGCGGAGCCCCTGCCCGTGGGGGGCAGCGCCACCGCCACGCTCCAGGTACTCTCCTCCTTCACGGGCACCGCCGAGGTGTGGGCCGTGGTGGACGATGACGGCACGGGCCAGGGGAGCACCTCCGAGTGCCTCGAGGACAACAACGGCGTCTCCGCCCTGGCGGAGCTGTCGTGCGAGGTGACCCCGGCCAACAAGCCGCCCGTGGCCCTGTGCCGTGACGTCACCGTCAACGCCGACGCGTCCTGCCTCGGTGGCGCCAGCGTGAACAGCGGCAGCTACGATCCGGACAACGGGCCGTCGCCGCTCGCCGTGACCGAGGTGCCCTCCGCGTCCTTCGGCCTGGGCACCCACCCGGTGACCCTGACGGCGTCGGATGGAGAGGCGAGCGACCAGTGCGTGGGTCACGTCACCGTGGTGGACACCACGAAGCCAGCGGTGGGCTGCCCCGACTCGCAGGTGCTCGACACGTGCTCGCTGGCGGGGGCCTCCGCCTCCTTCGAACTCTCCGCCACCGACAACTGCGGCTCACCCGCCGTCACCTGCTCGTATGACTCGGGTGCCACCTTCCCGGTGGGCGAGACGTCCGTCACCTGCTCCGCGAAGGATGCCTCTGGCAACAGCGCGTCCTGTGGCTTCAAGGTGCAGGTGCGTGGGGACACGACGCCGCCCGAGCTGCACTGCCCCACGGCGCCGGTGGTGGTGGAGAGCTGCGCGGGAAGCGCCCAGGCCTCCTTCGAGGTCTCCGCCACGGACAACTGCGGCCCCGTGCCCGTCTCGTGCTCGCGGGCCTCGGGTTCCTCGTTCCCGGCGGGCACTACCTCCGTGTCCTGCTCGGCGACGGACGCCTGGGGCAACTCGGCCTCGTGTCTCTTCTCCGTCCAGGTGCGCGGCGCGGGCTCGTCCACGCCGCCCACCCCGGGCGCGGATCGCGGCCTCGAGCTGTGGTCGCCCAACCACAAGTACGAGTCCCTGCCCGTCTCGCTGTCGGAGTGTGCCGCCCCGGCGACGGATGCGTGTGGCGGCTCGCTGCCCCTGGAGCAGTACGGGCGCATCCTGCGCATCACCTCGGACGAGGTGGAGGACGCCAACGGCAACGGTGATGGCCGCACGTGCGACGACATGATCATTGACGGCCCCACGTCCATGCGGCTGCGCTCCGAGCGCGAGGGCACGGGCGACGGCCGCGTCTACACCGTGACGTACGTGGTCTCTGTTCCCGGCGGGGTGTCCACGCAGGGCACCTGCCACGTCTACGTGCCGCACGATCAGTCCGGCCGGGGCGCGGTGGACAGCGGGGTGAAGTTCTGTGTCGGCGAGGGCTGCCCGCCGGGCACCGCGGAGCACAGCCCCTTGTGCAAGTGA